The genomic stretch CGAGCGAGAAGACGCAATGGCATCGATGGGCATAATTTCAGGCGATACGAACGGATTGCGGACGAGCGCGGTCCACCATACGGTGGATTACGCCGACGCGAACGGCGACCGAGGTCGCCTGCGAGTCGATGTGACGCGCCCAGAGACAGTTGCCGGTGAGGGTCTTGAACCGATACATCGCATTCTCGGCAAGCGATCGCTGGTGGTAGCCACTGTCTTGCTTCCATTCTCGACGACCGTCACGGGCAATTGCATCAACCGCGCCATGACGCCACGCCGCACCGGGCATATCCGCTGGCCAATGAGCGGCACCCTGGCGTGGCGGAATCGCAGGAATAGCACTGCGTGCAGCAATGGCCGCATGGCATGGCTTGGTGTCGTAGGCACCATCACCGCCGATGACATCGATCTGTTCGTCGCGTGGAATTTGGTCGAGCAACTTGGCCAGAGCGTCAGCGTCAGCCACATTCTGATTCGTCATTAGCGCGGCATGCACTTGACCCGTATTTGCGTTGAGCGCGAGATGGACTTTACGCCACGTGCGCCGCTTCGAGTAGCCGTGCTGGCGCACTTTCCATTCACCTTCTCCATAGACCTTCAGACCGGTGCTGTCGACAACCAGATGGATCGGTTCATTGTCGCGAAGGATCGGCAGTTTGACATCAAGCGTTTTTGCCCGGCGACAGAGCGTGGTGTAATTCGGCACCGGCAAGCTCGGGAAGGCTAGATCGCGCAGACTTTGGGTGAAACCTTGCAGGGCGTGCAACATCAGTCGATCAACAGGCTTCACGCCAAGTAATACCTGAATCAGCATATCGCTATATAGACACGGTTGACCACGCGTAGGTATGGCGTCGGGTATTCTGGCAAGGACGGCTTCATCTATCCATATTGTTATGTTCCCCTGGTTGATCAGGCCTGCATTATAGGTCGCCCAATGCCTGACACCGTCAGTATGCCTTCGGCTCACCTGTCTTGTGTATGTCCTTGCGCATTTTCTTTTCAAAAATTAGGCAGTTAATGGCGTTGTTGTATAAATCGAGCGAGATCCGTTGACGTTTACGCGCAACGGTTGTGGGGCCAGTCTCCTATCAAGTCAGATTCCAGAGTAACTGCCTATTTTTTGCCAAAAAAATGCGCAAGGACATACACAAGACAGGTAAGCCGAAGACACGCTACCGTGTCAGGAATTGGGCGACCTATAATGCAGGCCTGATCAACCAGGGGAACATAACAATATGGATAGATGAAGCCGTCCTTGCCAGAATACCCGATGCCATACCCGCACGTGGTCGCCCGTGTCTATACGGCGATACGCTGATTCAGGCATTACTTGGCGTGAAGACCGTCTATCGACTGACGGACGTTGCGCGCCCTGCAAGGTTTCACCCAAAGTCTGCGCGATCTGGCCTTCCCGAGCTTGCCGGTGCCGAATTACACCACGCTCTGTCGCCGGGCAAAAACGCTTGATGTCAAACTGCCGATCCTTCGCGACAATGAACCGATCCATCTGGTTGTCGACAGCACCGGTCTGAAGGTCTATGGAGAAGGTGAATGGAAAGTGCGCCAGCACGGCTACTCGAAGCGGCGCACGTGGCGTAAAGTCCATCTCGCGCTCAACGCAAATACGGGTCAAGTGCATGCCGCGCTAATGACGAATCAGAATGTGGCTGACGCTGACGCTCTGGCCAAGTTGCTCGACCAAATTCCACGCGACGAACAGATCGATGTCATCGGCGGTGATGGTGCCTACGACACCAAGCCATGCCATGCGGCCATTGCTGCACGCAGTGCTATTCCTGCGATTCCGCCACGCCAGGGTGCCGCTCATTGGCCAGCGGATATGCCCGGTGCGGCGTGGCGTCATGGCGCGGTTGATGCAATTGCCCGTGACGGTCGTCGAGAATGGAAGCAAGACAGTGGCTACCACCAGCGATCGCTTGCCGAGAATGCGATGTATCGGTTCAAGACCCTCACCGGCAACTGTCTCTGGGCGCGTCACATCGACTCGCAGGCGACCTCGGTCGCCGTTCGCGTCGGCGTAATCCACCGTATGGTGGACCGCGCTCGTCCGCAATCCGTTCGTATCGCCTGAAATTATGCCCATCGATGCCATTGCGTCTTCTCGCTCGATTTATGCAACAACGCCTACGCGCTCCTCCTTTCGACCACAATTTAATTGGTTTCTTCGTCATGACCATAATTCTTGAAAGTCTCCCGACCGGCCAGAAAGTTGGCATCGCCTTCTCCGGCGGTCTCGATACCAGCGCCGCGCTGCACTGGATGCGAATCAATGGCACCGTGCCTTACGCCTATACTGCGGACTTAGGCCAGCCCGACGCAGCTAACTACGACGCGATCCCGCAGCGCGCGTGCGAATACGGCGCCGAGAACGCTCGCCTGATCGATTGCCGCGCGCAGCTGGTAGCCGAGGGGATCGCCGCCCTGCAATCGAACGCCTTCCATATCTCGACGGCCGGCGTCACTTATTTCAATACGACTCCAATTAGCCGCGCCGTGACCGGTACCATGCTGGTAGCCGCCATGAAGGAAGACGGCGTCAACATCTGGGGCGACGGCAGCACCTACAAGGGTAACGACATCGAGCGCTTCTACCGCTACGGCCTGCTGGTCAACCCGGACTTAAAGATCTACAAACCCTGGCTGGACGAGCAGTTCATCGACGAGCTAGGTGGCCGCGCAGAAATGTCGGAATTCATGAATAAGGCCGGCTTTGGCTACAAGATGTCGGTCGAGAAAGCCTATTCAACCGATTCGAACCTGCTGGGCACCACGCACGAGGCCAAGGACCTGGAAAACCTGGAATCGGGCATCAAGATCATCAACCCGATTATGGGCGTGGCGTTCTGGCGTGACGACGTGAAGATCGCCGCTGAGGAAGTGACGGTGTGCTTCGAGGAAGGTCGACCGGTTGCGCTGAACGGCGTGGAATACGCCGATCAGGTCGAGCTGCTACTGGCAGCGAACCTCATCGGCGGTCGCCATGGCCTGGGCATGAGCGACCAGATCGAGAACCGCATCATCGAAGCCAAGAGCCGCGGGATCTACGAAGCCCCCGGCCTGACGCTGCTCTATATTGCCTACGAGCGCCTGGTGAGCGGCATCCATAACGAGGATACCATCGAGCAGTACCACGAGAGTGGCCGCCGCCTCGGTCGCCTACTCTACCAGGGCCGCTGGTTCGATCCGCAGGCTATCATGCTGCGCGAGATGGCTCAGCGCTGGGTGGCGCGCGCAATCACGGGCAAGGTAAAGATCGAGCTGCGTCGAGGCAATGATTATTCGATCCTCAGCACAACCTCACCGAACCTGACCTACGCACCGGAGCGCCTATCGATGGAGAAGGTTACTTCGACCTTCTCGCCGCGCGACCGAATTGGCCAGTTGACGATGCGTAATCTCGACATCACGGATACGCGCGACAAGCTGCGCGTGTACTCACAGGTCGGTTTGCTGACGCGGAGCGAGGCCTCGGCTCTGCCACAGATCAAACAGGACGAGAAAGCCAGCAACTAAGCTGGAGATGGTGTTGTTGCATAAATCGAGCGAGATCCGTTGACGTTTACGCGCAATGGTCGCGGGGCCAGCCTCCTATCAAGTCAGATTCCAGAGTAACTGCCTAATTTTTGCCAAGAAAATGCGCAAGGACATACACAAGAAAGGTGAGCCGAAGGCACGCTACCGTGTCAGGAATTGGGCGGCCTATAATGAAGGCCTGATCAGCCGGGGGAACGTAACAATATGGATAGATGAAGCCGTCCTTGCCAGAATGCCCGATGCCATACCCACACGTGGTCGCCCGTGTGTATACGGCGATACGCTGATTCAGGCATTACTTGGCGTGAAGACCGTCTATCGACTGACCTTGCGCGCCCTGCAAGGTTTCACCCAAAGTCTGCGCGATTTGGCCTTCCCGAGCTTGCCGGTGCCGAATTACACCACGCTCTGTCGCCGGGCAAAAACGCTTGATGTCGAACTGCCGATCCTTCGTGACAATGAACCGATCCATCTGGTTGTCGACAGCACCGGTCTGAAGGTCTATGGAGAAGGTGAATGGAAGGTGCGCCAGCACGGCTACTCGAAGCGGCGCACGTGGCGTAAAGTCCATCTCGCGCTCAACGCGAATACAGGTCAAGTGCATGCCGCGCTAATGACGAATCAGAATGTGGCTGACGGTGACGCTCTGGCCAAGTTGCTCGACCAGATTCCACGCGAAGAACAAATCGATGTCATTGGCGGTGACGGTGCCTACGACACCAAGCCATGCCATGCGGCCATTGCTGCACGCAGTGC from Burkholderia sp. encodes the following:
- a CDS encoding transposase; amino-acid sequence: MGPVSYQVRFQSNCLFFAKKMRKDIHKTGKPKTRYRVRNWATYNAGLINQGNITIWIDEAVLARIPDAIPARGRPCLYGDTLIQALLGVKTVYRLTDVARPARFHPKSARSGLPELAGAELHHALSPGKNA
- a CDS encoding IS5 family transposase — protein: MRALQGFTQSLRDLAFPSLPVPNYTTLCRRAKTLDVKLPILRDNEPIHLVVDSTGLKVYGEGEWKVRQHGYSKRRTWRKVHLALNANTGQVHAALMTNQNVADADALAKLLDQIPRDEQIDVIGGDGAYDTKPCHAAIAARSAIPAIPPRQGAAHWPADMPGAAWRHGAVDAIARDGRREWKQDSGYHQRSLAENAMYRFKTLTGNCLWARHIDSQATSVAVRVGVIHRMVDRARPQSVRIA
- the argG gene encoding argininosuccinate synthase, with translation MTIILESLPTGQKVGIAFSGGLDTSAALHWMRINGTVPYAYTADLGQPDAANYDAIPQRACEYGAENARLIDCRAQLVAEGIAALQSNAFHISTAGVTYFNTTPISRAVTGTMLVAAMKEDGVNIWGDGSTYKGNDIERFYRYGLLVNPDLKIYKPWLDEQFIDELGGRAEMSEFMNKAGFGYKMSVEKAYSTDSNLLGTTHEAKDLENLESGIKIINPIMGVAFWRDDVKIAAEEVTVCFEEGRPVALNGVEYADQVELLLAANLIGGRHGLGMSDQIENRIIEAKSRGIYEAPGLTLLYIAYERLVSGIHNEDTIEQYHESGRRLGRLLYQGRWFDPQAIMLREMAQRWVARAITGKVKIELRRGNDYSILSTTSPNLTYAPERLSMEKVTSTFSPRDRIGQLTMRNLDITDTRDKLRVYSQVGLLTRSEASALPQIKQDEKASN
- a CDS encoding IS5 family transposase, whose product is MRKDIHKKGEPKARYRVRNWAAYNEGLISRGNVTIWIDEAVLARMPDAIPTRGRPCVYGDTLIQALLGVKTVYRLTLRALQGFTQSLRDLAFPSLPVPNYTTLCRRAKTLDVELPILRDNEPIHLVVDSTGLKVYGEGEWKVRQHGYSKRRTWRKVHLALNANTGQVHAALMTNQNVADGDALAKLLDQIPREEQIDVIGGDGAYDTKPCHAAIAARSAIPSIPPREGAAHWPADMPGAAWRNGAVDAIARDGRREWKQHSGYHRRSLAENAMYRFKTLTGHCLWARHIAAQATEVAVRVGVINRMADLARPQSVRIA